In one window of Pseudomonas benzenivorans DNA:
- the rnhB gene encoding ribonuclease HII, translated as MQLGLDFTQVQELVAGVDEVGRGPLCGAVVTAAVILDPARPIHGLNDSKKLSEARREQLFEEIREKALAWCIARAEVEEIDRLNILQATLLAMQRAVEGLSVTPKLALIDGNRCPRLSVPSAAVVKGDSQVPAIAAASILAKVSRDREMQQLDLQYPGYGIAGHKGYPTPVHLEALRRLGPTPIHRRSFAPVRALLEP; from the coding sequence ATGCAGCTGGGGCTGGATTTCACCCAGGTGCAGGAGCTGGTGGCCGGGGTCGACGAGGTCGGTCGTGGTCCGCTGTGCGGCGCCGTGGTCACCGCGGCGGTGATCCTCGATCCGGCCCGGCCGATCCACGGCCTGAACGATTCGAAGAAGCTCAGCGAGGCCCGCCGCGAGCAGCTGTTCGAGGAGATCCGTGAGAAGGCCCTGGCCTGGTGCATCGCCCGCGCCGAGGTGGAGGAGATCGACCGTCTGAACATCCTCCAGGCCACCCTGCTGGCCATGCAGCGTGCGGTCGAGGGCCTGAGCGTGACACCCAAGCTGGCGCTGATCGACGGCAATCGCTGCCCGCGCCTGTCGGTGCCCAGTGCGGCGGTGGTCAAGGGCGACAGCCAGGTGCCGGCGATCGCTGCGGCCTCGATCCTGGCAAAGGTCAGCCGCGATCGCGAGATGCAGCAGCTCGACCTGCAGTATCCCGGCTACGGTATCGCCGGGCACAAGGGCTACCCCACGCCGGTCCATCTGGAGGCCCTGCGTCGCCTGGGGCCGACGCCCATTCACCGGCGCTCCTTCGCGCCGGTGCGGGCCCTGCTGGAGCCTTAG
- the dnaE gene encoding DNA polymerase III subunit alpha has translation MTPSFVHLRLHSEYSLVDGLVRVKPLIKATAGAGMPAVAITDMSNMCALVKFYKAAMGAGIKPICGADIWLASPEEDGPLSRMTLLAMNAKGYRNLTELISRGWMEGQSNDLVIIQRDWVKAAAEGLIALSGSKEGEVGHALLEDDQAGAEALLREWQAAFPERFYLEVQRTNRVGDEEHLHGAVALAEKLGVPLVATNDVRFIKQGDFEAHETRVCIGEGRSLDDPRRSRAYSDQQYLKTPQEMWELFSDLPEALENSVEIAKRCNIEVQLGTYFLPNFPIPDGMTMDEYFRKVSFEGLEERLAVLLPPDTPDYQAKKQVYIDRLNFELDIIIQMGFPGYFLIVMDFIQWAKNNGVPVGPGRGSGAGSLVAYVQKITDLDPLAYDLLFERFLNPERVSMPDFDVDFCMDGRDRVIDYVAEKYGRNAVSQIITFGSMAAKAVVRDVARAQGKSYGLADRLSKMIPFEVGMTLEKAYEQEEALRDFLKVDEEAAEIWEMSLKLEGITRGTGKHAGGVVIAPTKLTDFAPIACDEEGGGLVTQFDKDDVEAAGLVKFDFLGLRTLTIIKWAMETIHRIQKREGAADEELVNIDFIPLDDKKTYDMLQKAETTAVFQLESRGMKELIKKLKPDCLEDMIALVALFRPGPLQSGMVDDFINRKHGRAELSYPHPDYQYAGLEPVLKPTYGIILYQEQVMQIAQVMAGYTLGEADMLRRAMGKKKPEEMAKQRGGFIEGCASNNIDADLAGNIFDLVEKFAGYGFNKSHSAAYGLVSYQTAWLKAHHPAPFMAAVLSADMHNTDKVVTLIEECRSMKLRLDAPDVNTSEFKFTVNDEGRIVYGLGAVKGVGEGPVEAIVESRRDGPFKDLFDFCSRVDLKRINKRTLEALIRSGALDRLGPYFHDEIKAYQANIDRNRAVLLAAMEEAVQAAEQTARSHDSGHMDLFGGVFADAETDVYVNHLKARELTLKERLKGEKDTLGLYLTGHPIDEYEGEVRRFARQRIVDLKPARDSQTVAGLIVALRVMKNKKGDKMGFITLDDRSGRIEASLFADAFAGAQALLQTDALVVVEGEVSNDDFSGGLRLRAKRVMSLEEARTGLAESLRLKVAGAALKGDRLRWLAELCSRHRGACPITLDYTGDAAKALLQFGENWRIDPADSLIQALRDQFGRDNVFLHYR, from the coding sequence ATGACCCCTTCCTTCGTCCATCTGCGTCTGCACTCCGAGTACTCCCTGGTCGACGGTCTGGTGCGGGTCAAGCCGCTGATCAAGGCGACCGCGGGCGCCGGCATGCCGGCGGTGGCGATCACCGACATGAGCAACATGTGCGCCCTGGTGAAGTTCTACAAGGCGGCCATGGGCGCCGGGATCAAGCCGATCTGCGGCGCCGATATCTGGCTGGCCAGCCCCGAGGAAGACGGTCCGCTGAGCCGCATGACCCTGCTGGCGATGAATGCCAAGGGCTATCGCAACCTCACCGAGCTGATCTCCCGCGGCTGGATGGAGGGGCAGAGCAACGACCTGGTGATCATCCAGCGCGACTGGGTCAAGGCCGCCGCCGAAGGCCTGATCGCCCTGTCCGGGTCCAAGGAGGGGGAGGTCGGCCATGCCCTGCTCGAGGACGACCAGGCCGGTGCCGAGGCGCTGTTGCGCGAATGGCAGGCGGCATTCCCCGAACGCTTCTATCTGGAGGTGCAGCGCACCAACCGGGTGGGCGACGAGGAACACCTGCATGGTGCCGTGGCCCTGGCCGAGAAGCTCGGCGTGCCGCTGGTGGCGACCAACGACGTGCGCTTCATCAAGCAGGGGGATTTCGAGGCCCACGAGACCCGCGTGTGCATCGGCGAAGGCCGCTCCCTGGACGACCCGCGGCGCTCCCGTGCTTACTCGGACCAGCAGTACCTGAAGACCCCGCAAGAGATGTGGGAGCTGTTCAGCGACCTGCCCGAGGCGCTGGAGAACTCCGTGGAGATCGCGAAACGCTGCAATATCGAGGTCCAGCTCGGCACCTACTTCCTGCCGAACTTCCCGATTCCCGACGGCATGACCATGGACGAGTACTTCCGCAAGGTCTCCTTCGAGGGACTCGAGGAGCGTCTGGCCGTGCTGCTGCCGCCGGACACCCCGGACTATCAGGCGAAGAAGCAGGTCTATATCGATCGCCTGAATTTCGAGCTGGACATCATCATCCAGATGGGCTTTCCCGGTTACTTCCTCATCGTCATGGACTTCATCCAGTGGGCGAAGAACAACGGTGTGCCGGTCGGGCCGGGCCGGGGCTCGGGCGCCGGCTCCCTGGTGGCCTATGTGCAGAAGATCACCGACCTCGACCCGTTGGCCTACGACCTGCTGTTCGAGCGCTTCCTCAATCCCGAGCGGGTCTCCATGCCCGACTTCGACGTCGACTTCTGCATGGACGGCCGCGACCGGGTGATCGACTACGTGGCCGAGAAGTACGGACGCAACGCGGTCAGTCAGATCATCACCTTCGGTTCGATGGCGGCCAAGGCGGTGGTGCGCGACGTGGCGCGGGCTCAGGGCAAGTCCTACGGCCTGGCCGATCGCCTGTCGAAGATGATCCCCTTCGAGGTCGGCATGACCCTGGAGAAGGCCTACGAACAGGAAGAGGCGCTGCGCGACTTCCTCAAGGTCGACGAGGAGGCGGCGGAAATCTGGGAGATGTCTCTCAAGCTCGAGGGCATCACCCGCGGCACCGGCAAGCACGCCGGCGGCGTGGTGATCGCGCCGACCAAGCTCACCGACTTCGCGCCGATCGCCTGCGATGAAGAGGGCGGCGGCCTGGTGACCCAGTTCGACAAGGACGACGTGGAAGCGGCCGGCCTGGTCAAGTTCGACTTCCTCGGCCTGCGCACCCTGACCATCATCAAGTGGGCGATGGAAACCATCCATCGCATCCAGAAGCGCGAAGGCGCTGCGGATGAGGAGTTGGTCAACATCGACTTCATCCCGCTGGACGACAAGAAAACCTACGACATGCTGCAGAAGGCCGAGACCACGGCGGTGTTCCAGCTCGAGTCGCGGGGCATGAAGGAGTTGATCAAGAAGCTCAAGCCGGACTGCCTGGAGGACATGATCGCTCTGGTGGCGCTGTTCCGCCCGGGGCCGCTGCAGTCGGGCATGGTGGACGACTTCATCAACCGCAAGCACGGCCGCGCCGAGCTGTCCTACCCGCACCCTGACTACCAGTACGCCGGTCTGGAACCTGTGCTCAAGCCCACCTACGGCATCATCCTGTACCAGGAACAGGTGATGCAGATCGCCCAGGTCATGGCCGGCTACACCCTCGGCGAGGCGGACATGCTGCGTCGTGCCATGGGCAAGAAGAAACCCGAGGAGATGGCCAAGCAGCGTGGCGGTTTCATCGAGGGCTGCGCCAGTAACAACATCGACGCGGACCTGGCGGGCAACATCTTCGACCTGGTGGAAAAATTCGCCGGCTACGGCTTCAACAAGTCCCACTCGGCCGCCTACGGCCTGGTGTCCTATCAGACCGCCTGGCTCAAGGCCCATCACCCCGCGCCGTTCATGGCGGCGGTGCTCTCGGCCGATATGCACAACACCGACAAGGTGGTGACCCTGATCGAGGAGTGCCGCAGCATGAAGCTGCGCCTCGATGCGCCGGACGTGAACACCTCGGAATTCAAGTTCACCGTCAACGACGAGGGGCGCATCGTCTACGGCCTGGGGGCGGTCAAGGGCGTCGGCGAGGGGCCGGTGGAGGCCATCGTCGAGTCGCGGCGCGACGGGCCGTTCAAGGACCTGTTCGACTTCTGCTCGCGGGTCGACCTCAAGCGCATCAACAAGCGCACCCTGGAGGCGCTGATCCGCAGTGGTGCGCTGGATCGCCTGGGACCGTACTTCCACGACGAGATCAAGGCCTACCAGGCCAATATCGACCGCAACCGCGCGGTGCTGCTGGCGGCCATGGAGGAAGCGGTGCAGGCGGCGGAGCAGACTGCCCGCAGCCACGACAGCGGCCACATGGACCTGTTCGGCGGGGTGTTCGCCGACGCCGAGACCGACGTCTACGTCAATCACCTCAAGGCCCGCGAGCTGACGCTCAAGGAGCGCCTGAAGGGCGAGAAGGACACCCTCGGCCTGTACCTCACCGGCCACCCGATCGACGAGTACGAAGGCGAGGTGCGGCGCTTCGCCCGCCAGCGCATCGTCGACCTCAAGCCGGCGCGCGACAGCCAGACGGTGGCCGGGCTGATCGTCGCCCTGCGGGTGATGAAGAACAAGAAGGGCGACAAGATGGGCTTCATCACCCTCGACGACCGTTCGGGGCGGATCGAGGCCTCGCTGTTCGCCGATGCCTTCGCCGGCGCCCAGGCGCTGCTGCAGACCGACGCCCTGGTGGTGGTCGAGGGCGAGGTGAGCAACGACGATTTCTCCGGTGGCCTGCGCCTGCGCGCCAAGCGGGTGATGAGCCTGGAAGAGGCCCGCACCGGCCTGGCCGAGAGCCTGCGCCTGAAGGTCGCCGGCGCGGCCTTGAAGGGCGACCGCCTGCGCTGGCTGGCCGAGCTGTGCAGCCGCCATCGCGGTGCCTGCCCGATCACCCTGGATTACACCGGGGACGCGGCCAAGGCCCTGCTGCAGTTCGGCGAAAACTGGCGCATCGACCCGGCCGACAGCTTGATTCAGGCATTGCGTGACCAGTTCGGCCGAGACAACGTCTTTTTGCACTACCGCTGA
- the lpxB gene encoding lipid-A-disaccharide synthase, producing MGQPLRIALVAGEASGDILGAGLMRALKAQHARIEFVGVGGPLMQAEGLESYFPMERLAVMGLVEVLGRLPELLGRRRRLLRDLIQAKPDVFIGIDAPDFNLDLELKLRRAGIKTVHYVSPSVWAWRQKRVLKIRQACDLMLCLFPFEAKFYDAQQVPVRFVGHPLADTIPLQAERHAARAALDLPQEAPVVALLPGSRGGEVARLGALFLDAATRLRALRPGIRFVLPSASPERRAQLEQLLVDRDLPLTLVDGRSHEVLAACDAVLIASGTATLEALLYKRPMVVAYRVAPLTYRILKRLVKSPYISLPNLLAERLLVPELIQDAATPESLAQHLAPLLEDGEVQTEGFDVIHRALRRDASVQAAQAVLELAGRA from the coding sequence ATGGGTCAGCCATTGCGCATCGCCCTGGTGGCCGGCGAGGCCTCCGGGGATATTCTTGGCGCCGGCCTGATGCGTGCGCTCAAGGCGCAGCATGCCCGGATCGAGTTCGTTGGTGTCGGCGGACCCCTGATGCAGGCCGAAGGCCTGGAGTCCTATTTCCCCATGGAGCGTCTGGCGGTGATGGGCCTGGTCGAGGTGCTCGGCCGCCTGCCGGAGTTGCTGGGCCGGCGTCGGCGCCTGCTGCGCGACCTGATCCAGGCCAAGCCGGACGTGTTCATCGGCATCGATGCGCCGGACTTCAATCTCGATCTCGAACTCAAGTTGCGTCGTGCCGGGATCAAGACCGTGCATTACGTCAGCCCCTCGGTCTGGGCCTGGCGGCAGAAGCGCGTGCTGAAGATTCGTCAGGCCTGCGACCTGATGCTCTGCCTGTTCCCCTTCGAGGCGAAGTTCTACGACGCCCAGCAGGTGCCGGTGCGTTTCGTCGGCCATCCGCTGGCCGATACCATTCCCCTGCAGGCCGAGCGGCATGCCGCGCGGGCGGCCCTGGACCTGCCGCAGGAGGCTCCGGTGGTAGCCCTGCTGCCGGGCAGCCGTGGCGGCGAGGTGGCACGCTTGGGCGCTTTGTTCCTCGATGCAGCGACGCGCCTGCGGGCCTTGCGCCCCGGCATTCGCTTCGTGCTGCCGAGCGCCAGTCCGGAGCGCCGCGCCCAGCTCGAGCAGCTGCTGGTCGACCGCGATCTGCCCCTGACCCTGGTGGACGGCCGCTCCCACGAGGTGCTGGCCGCCTGCGACGCGGTGTTGATCGCCTCCGGCACCGCCACCCTGGAGGCGCTGCTGTACAAGCGGCCGATGGTGGTGGCCTACCGGGTCGCGCCCTTGACCTACCGGATCCTCAAGCGCCTGGTGAAGAGCCCCTACATCTCCTTGCCCAATCTGTTGGCCGAGCGCCTGCTGGTGCCCGAGCTGATCCAGGACGCGGCGACGCCGGAGAGCCTGGCGCAGCATTTGGCGCCGCTGCTGGAGGATGGCGAGGTGCAGACCGAGGGCTTCGATGTGATTCATCGCGCGTTGCGCCGTGACGCTTCGGTCCAGGCGGCTCAGGCCGTGCTCGAACTGGCCGGGCGCGCCTGA